DNA from Leptospira bandrabouensis:
ACCGCCTACATAGATTGAATCACCTTTGATGAGTATCGCCCTGATTTCTCTGTCATATCCTATCGAAGGGTTAAAGTTCCGATCCACTTGGCAACCAGGTGAAATATGGGTGATGCCCATCCGTGTTTCTCCTTGGACTGCAAAAATACTTCCTCCAATGTAAAACCCACCACTCCCATCAGAGATTGCTGTAAAAGCAGAGCCGTCGATTTTGAGATAAGGACAATACCGATTGGGAAGTACCTTTCCATTGGCAGTTTCTAAATAAACGACATTCCCTGTAGAAGGGCCCATTAACTGAAAATTTCCACCAACGATGATTTGGTCATTGTAACTTGCAATGGCATTCACACTGGAATACCCGGAAGTCCCGCGAAAGACTCCCCATAGATCTTGGAAGTCGAAGGATGGATAACAAGAAGGAGAACGATCTTCTGTGACAAAACGGACGAGAGTCCCCAATAAATAATCTTTTGATTTTATATCACATGGGTTTGAAAGTTTTGGAGGTTTACAACCAATCACTAAACCCATAAACAATGCGTAGATGATGATAATTTTTCGCATACTGACCATAATGCGATATTTTAATAAAGAATTTAGAATTTGTCTAGTTGTTTGAAATAAATTTCTGCGAAACTGAGATATGTCTAAAGAGAGATGCTTTGGATTTCCCTAATGTTAGTCGGTACGGGACTATTTCTGCTTTGGATTTGGAAAAAAAGTTCAAAAACTAACAACATAGTACCTTCTGAACAAAAAAGATTCACGCGAAACCTTGAAAAAAATACAACTGTTATGGAATCCTCAAGTTTAGAATTTGCGATTCTATTTGCGGCGGGTTCTTCTGAATTGGAAAAACAATCTCTGGATCGATTGCTGGAGAATTTAAATCCTTCCGTTTTCTCCCAAATAGGATATATCACTTTAATTGGTTCTGCGGATGCAAGCGGTCATCTAACTACGAATCGACGTTTGGTAAAAGAAAGAATCCGTGTTGTCGAAAGTTATTTATTTTCATTAGGATTTCCCAAGGAAAAAATTAGAAAAATATTTTTAGACCCCAGTTTTGGTCGAAGTCCTGAAGAGCGAAGGTTACTCCGGTCTGTTCGTATCCAATACAAAATAGAAACATTGAAGTGACATATAAATCCAAATTAATACATTTGATTTTGAAACAATGATTCAAACCGATATCCAAATTCGATTTAATGACATGGACCCCATGCGAAGAGTCAATAACTCTAGTTATTCGACTTATTTAGAATTAGCAAGATTAGATTTTTGTAATCGTTATCTATCAGTTTCAGAACTCGAAGACATTCCTTTTGTTCTGGCTCGTGTGGAAATGGATTTAAAAGCTTCGGTTCTCCCTGGAGCTTCCATTTTTGTAGAAACTTGGGTTTCCTCTATCGGCACTACCTCTTGGGAATTTTCTTATGAAATTCGAGATAAACTCACTAACAAAGTGTATGTGAAAGCAAAAACAGTTCAGGTATACTTTGACTATAGAGCAAAATCTAAAAAACCAATTCCTCCTGATTTTTTAAAATCGTTAGAGAAAGAACGTTTATAATTTAGAACAACTCATGTGAATCAAAATGTTTCCATTCCCAATGGTAGGCGGATTTGTCTCCGTATTGGATACATTCGGAAAGCCAATTGGATTCTGGCTCAGGTCTTAGAAGAGAATAAGTTTCTGAAACAGACCGAATGAGTTCTCGGTATTCGGGAAGAATTTCAGGAAGAAGTGGGTCTGTATGTCTTTCGAGTAGTCTTACCACCGATTGGAGCAGAGCAAAATAAATTCCTTTTCGTAAAAGTTCAGGAAGTCCCTTCGGAACTGCCACCAGTGCTTCTATTTGTGGATAGAGCGATACTAGTTTTGGAACATGGACATACAAATCGCTTGGCAACCTGCCTTGCATTTCCGTAAGATAAACTTCATCCTCTACACCACCCATGACAAATCCAGTTTACCAGATCCGTTCCCAAATTAAAACCATTTGTGAAAAAGAAGGATTTTCTTTGGTGGGGTTTGCCGAGGCCAAAATTCCCGAAGCAGACTTGGCAAATTTGGAGGAGTGGATTTCGGAAGGACGTTTCGGAAATATGGATTGGTTTGCCAAAGACCATGCATTAGGAATTCGGAATCGATTTGAAAATTTGGGCCTTACCCCTCGTTCGGCGATTTGTCTTGGATTTGTATACCGTTCGGATGCTTCCGAAAATATTCTTTCTCTAATGGAATCAAAGGTTTCTCGTTATGCGTTAGGTTCTGATTACCATATCCTTCTCAAAGAAAAAGGAAATCGCATATTAAAAATACTAAGGACAAAGTTTCCAAATTATAAATTTAGGCAATCTGTGGATAGTTTGCCCGTGGCAGAAAAAATTCTTACGAGAGAATCTGGAATTGCCTGGCAGGGAAAAAATACCAATCTCATCCATCCCAAACTGGGATCTTATTTTTTTCTTTCCACAATTCTCACTGATTTGGAGTTAGGTGGCCCAGATCCGGAAGAAATTGTCACAGACCACTGTGGGAGTTGTCGTAAATGTATCGATATTTGTCCGACAGGTGCTTTGGATGCATATAAAATTGATGCCAAAAAATGTATTTCTTATTTAACCATAGAAGATAGGAGAGAAACGGAAGCCACGGAATCTTTTTTAAAATGGGACCGCAAAGGTTGGGTGTATGGATGTGATCTTTGCCAAGAAGTTTGTCCTTGGAATGCCAATGTCGCCAAACGAAACAAAGTGGAAACCACAGAACCTGGATTTTTACCCAGAGCTTTCTGGACCGATCCGGAATTTACCAATAAAAAAGCACTTACCAAACAAGAATTTGATGAATATTTTAAAGATTCCCCAATCGAAAGGATTGGATTTGAAATTTGGAACCGGAATCTAATACAAAAAAACGAAAAAGAACCGAACTAATAGATTTTTAAACAACGAATAGGTTTCAATCTTATCAAAAGATGAATGATTTGAGTTTCCGCTTCATAGAATTTGAACCATTTCTGTTTTATTCTTTTATTGAATGGAATTTTTTTGATAAATTCTCTGTTGCCAGTTTCGGATCTTTGGCAGAACAAATCGCACTGACGACTGCTAGGGAATCGGCTCCTGCTTCAATGACGGCTTCCGCATTGGATTCTTTGATTCCCCCAATGGCAACAATCGGAAGATTGGTTTGGTTCTTTAACCAGGTAACACCCATAAGTCCCCATGCAGGTTTGGTATTGGTTTTTGTATTGGTATCAAATACGGGAGAAACGGCCAAATAATCCAACTCTGGTTTTGGATGTGTATGAATAAGAGAAAAATAGTCTTCTTTTGTTTCTAAAGAAAGTCCAAGGATCGCCTGTTCTCCTAAAATTCTACGCGCTTCCCACCAAGGTAAATCGGATTGTCCCAGATGGACACCTTCGGCTCCTGCGGCCAAACAAATATCCAATCGATCATTGATGAGAAGGGGAATGGAAAATGGTCTTAGGATTTCTATTAAATGTTTGGCGAGTTCTAAAAATGTTCGGCTATCTGTTTCTTTTTCCCTCAGTTGGACAAAAGATACTCCACCAAGGGCGGCAAGTTTTACGACTTCTGCTAAATTGTGGTGGATACATAAGGGTCTATCGGTGACAAGATAAACCCCTCGGATCTGTTTTTTATTCACCATTTAACTTTTGTTTAATGGCATCGGCTCCGATTTCATAGAGGGCATCTAAAAAAGCAACTTGGAAACTTCCAGGAGAACTTGTTTTGGATTTTGCCATTTCCCCAGCAATACCCATCACAGCCATAGCAGAAGTAGCCGCGCGAAATTGGTTGGGTTGGATGGCAGCAAAGGCACCACAAATGGCTGAAGCAGTGCATCCAAGCCCTGTGACCTTAGTCATCAAAACATCTCCATTGCGTATTTGGGCTTTTTCTGTTCCACTTAAGATATAATCAGTAGCTCCTGAGATCACAACCACCCCACCCGTAACTTTCGAGAGAGACTTCCCTGAATCCACTGCCGACT
Protein-coding regions in this window:
- a CDS encoding acyl-CoA thioesterase, which produces MIQTDIQIRFNDMDPMRRVNNSSYSTYLELARLDFCNRYLSVSELEDIPFVLARVEMDLKASVLPGASIFVETWVSSIGTTSWEFSYEIRDKLTNKVYVKAKTVQVYFDYRAKSKKPIPPDFLKSLEKERL
- the thiE gene encoding thiamine phosphate synthase; translation: MVNKKQIRGVYLVTDRPLCIHHNLAEVVKLAALGGVSFVQLREKETDSRTFLELAKHLIEILRPFSIPLLINDRLDICLAAGAEGVHLGQSDLPWWEARRILGEQAILGLSLETKEDYFSLIHTHPKPELDYLAVSPVFDTNTKTNTKPAWGLMGVTWLKNQTNLPIVAIGGIKESNAEAVIEAGADSLAVVSAICSAKDPKLATENLSKKFHSIKE
- a CDS encoding LIC_11502 family protein, translated to MGGVEDEVYLTEMQGRLPSDLYVHVPKLVSLYPQIEALVAVPKGLPELLRKGIYFALLQSVVRLLERHTDPLLPEILPEYRELIRSVSETYSLLRPEPESNWLSECIQYGDKSAYHWEWKHFDSHELF
- the queG gene encoding tRNA epoxyqueuosine(34) reductase QueG, whose amino-acid sequence is MTNPVYQIRSQIKTICEKEGFSLVGFAEAKIPEADLANLEEWISEGRFGNMDWFAKDHALGIRNRFENLGLTPRSAICLGFVYRSDASENILSLMESKVSRYALGSDYHILLKEKGNRILKILRTKFPNYKFRQSVDSLPVAEKILTRESGIAWQGKNTNLIHPKLGSYFFLSTILTDLELGGPDPEEIVTDHCGSCRKCIDICPTGALDAYKIDAKKCISYLTIEDRRETEATESFLKWDRKGWVYGCDLCQEVCPWNANVAKRNKVETTEPGFLPRAFWTDPEFTNKKALTKQEFDEYFKDSPIERIGFEIWNRNLIQKNEKEPN
- a CDS encoding cell envelope biogenesis protein OmpA; this encodes MESSSLEFAILFAAGSSELEKQSLDRLLENLNPSVFSQIGYITLIGSADASGHLTTNRRLVKERIRVVESYLFSLGFPKEKIRKIFLDPSFGRSPEERRLLRSVRIQYKIETLK